From Treponema sp. OMZ 787:
AAGACATGAAGGTCAGGCTAAAATTTCCGGCCTTTCCTCACCACGAATTCGGAAGCCTTGAGGGACTTGTTGAAACAATTCTGCCCGATGTTTTCTTGGGAGCAAAAACTGCCGAGTATGCCGTTTTTGTAAAATTGGATGGAAACACATTGCCCGATAAAAAAGGCATTTCCCATTTTCTAAAAGTAGGACTTGATGCAGATGCATCAATCATCACAGAAACAGGTTCTATCCTGTCCTTTATATTAAAAAGATTGGAGTTAAAATGAAAAAGTTTTTATTAAGTATAATCTTCGGATGTGTTTTATTTTCTGCTTATGCCGAATTAAACAACGAAACCGGAATCAAGGAATTTTTTGACAGGGTAAATCCCCTTATCCAAAAAAATCTGCAATATAAAAAAATGGAATTGGGTTTTAAATTTAATGAAAGACTTCTTTTTTCGGAATTTGCAGCTTGGATGCCTTTTCCATATATCGATCTAAATACTTCCGTATCGGGCACTAAGCTCGATCAGCTATATAGCGGACTTGATATAGGGGCATCCTTAGGAATTGCTCAAAGGCTTCCCCTCGGAATGAATCTTAGCCTTACAGGTAAACAATCATTAGGTATCTTTTTTGATGACAAGCCTGAATATTCCTATAAATTTAATACCTCTGCCGGATTAAGTGTTCCGCTCTGGTTTATGGCTCCTTCTGCCTTGCCTGATTTTCTAAAACAAGAATTCGGCCTTTACCCGAAAAAAAAGCAGCTTTCCTTGCTTGAAAGAGACAAGGGGAAAAAAGCCTTGATTATTAAAATGCTTGCCGCCATCGGCTCCGAAAAAATTCTAAAGAAAAGGATAGAGCTATTAAAAAATGTTCAAAAATGGAACACCGAAGAAAAATCAAAAAATGAAATTCTATTTTCTCAAGGAAAACTGTCTGTTTTGGAATTTTCCGAAAAGAATAAAAGGATTAAGCAAGAAGAAATTTTGCTTTTTCAAACAGAGCAAAGTTATCAAGCTCTTATGAACGAAATCGGAAATATGGGTCTATCTTTTAGTGACTTAAGCGAGGATATAAATTCTTGGCTTGGCTTTTTTGAAAAATTTGCTTCTTATCTTCAAAAAGAAGGCTCTGCCGGGGATGAGTCAGGTCTTTTACGCCATGAAGTTGAGTGGATGCAGTCTGTTCAAAAGTTTAACAGCAGCATTCCAAGGTTGTTTCTATCATTCGGTGCCGATGTTATTCCGTCTAAAGAAAATTATCCGTCTTTTCCGGCAGCTTTTATGGGTTACTGGAAGGATAATCCTACTCTCAAATGGTCTGTGTCTATGAATGTAAAAATCAACCTGTCCCCTTTGCATGATGATTTTAGGATGAATAAAAACTTCAAAATGTTAAAAGAAATAAAGTCTCTGGATGAGGTTTTTTTAAGGCAAAGTATTGAAGAAGAAAAAAATAATGGATTAAAAAATATAGAAAAAAACTTGTTTGCCTCCGAAATGTCAAAATCAGCCCTTGAAATTCAAAAAAAGTACTTTACCCTCGCCGAAGAGCTTTATAAGCAGGGAAAAAGCAGCATCCACGATTTATTTGCGGCACAAAACTTATTGGAAGAAGCCGAAATCAATTATTATGCCGAAAGGCTTACCTATGTTTTGAATGTTTTGCAGGTTTATAACTTTTAGAAAATTAGTTTTGGCTTTCTTAATTACGGTTTAAAATGGTTTAAGGTGCAGTAAAATCTTTAAAAGGATTGGACTTGCACCTTTTGGCCGCCGGCAAGAAGACCATGGAGATCGATATGAATCAACTATTCAAAATAACCCTCCGTAATGACTATGCCTTTAAGCGTATTTTCGGTTCGGAAGAAAACAAGGATGTTCTACAAGATTTTTTGGAATGTATTTTAGACATTTCTCCTAAAAATATCGAAGGCTTGGAACTTCTGGATAAGGAGTTTCAGAAGGATTCGATAAACGATAAAAGCGGTGTTTTAGATGTAAAATTGAGTCTAAAAAACAATACGATTATTGATATCGAAATACAAACCAGGTGGAACAGCGAGTTTGTTCAGCGTACTATCTTTTACTGGGCTAAAATGTACACCGAAAACTTAAAAACAGGTGAAGTGTATACAAAACTCCCTAAATGTATTACAATAAATATAGTGGGTAACGGTTTTAACTTAAATACCCTTTTACACAGTGAGTATAATGTAGTCGAAAAGCACATAAACGACAGGCTTTCCGATGAGCTTGAAATCCATTTTTTAAACCTAGCTAAGGTAGAAGAAAATAATAACGAAAAAGACGAAAAGAAAAAAAAGTTATATAATTGGCTAAGGTTTATCAAAACAGATGATAGGGAGGTACGCAATATGCTGGCACAAGAATCGCCGATGATGACAAAGGCAAATGAGACAATAGAAGTTATGCTCCAAGACCCAAAAGAAAAATGGCTCTATGAAAACCGAATGAAATACGAACACGATAAGGCTTCTTGGAAGCATATTGGTTATAAAGAAGGTGTTAAGTGCGGCATAGCACAAGGCATCCAGCGCGGCTTTGCAGACGGTTCTTACCAAGCCAAACTTGAGATTGCCAGGCTGATGAAATTGAAAGAATTCGATATAAACTTAATTCAAGAAATATCAGGCCTTCCCATTGAAGAAATAGAAAAACTATAAGTATGAAATTGAGTTTAATTTGAAATTTTATAATATCTCTTACAATTTTTAGCTAAAATTATATCATCAAGCTATTGACAAAAAATAGTCTATTTGCTAGAATGCACGAACCTATTTTATGGTATTTTGCTCCTGTAGCTCAGTCGGCAGAGCACAACCATGGTAAGGTTGGGGTCAGCAGTTCAATTCTGCTCGGGAGCTTTTCGGAAACGATAACCTAGAATTTTGCGGAGGGTAAAGAAATGGCTAAGAAAACAGCTGTAGAGCTCATAGCTCTTCAATGCAGCGAATGCAAAAGAAAGAATTATACTACATCTAAGAACAGAAAAAATATTCAAGGTAAGCTTGAATTGATGAAGTATTGTTCTTTTGATCACAAGCATACATTGCATAAGGAAGCAAAGATAAAGTAGTCAAATAAGTCCGTTTCTATAGGTAACGGACTTAAATTCAATTAGGTCAGTAGCTCCAATGGTAGAGCGTCGGTCTCCAAAACCGAATGTTGAGGGTTCGAGTCCTTCCTGGCCTGTAATTTTAAAAAACGAGGTTTTTATGGCTAAAATTGGAACTTTTTGGAAAGAATGTATAGGAGAGCTTAGAAAAGTTGTCTGGCCTACAGCTTCTGAAGTAGGATCTTCGGTAAAAGTAGTGCTGATTTCTACCCTTATTGTAGCTGTTTTTCTCGGCGGTCTTGATGCCTTCTTTATAGCTTGTGTAGGTTGGATTTTTTAAGTAATGGCTAAGGCTTGGTACATTCTTCATACCTATTCGGGTTATGAGAATAAGATTGAAAGAACTATACGTACTCTTATAGAAAAAGGAATTATTTCTGCAGAATTCGTTACCGATATAAAAATACCTGAAGAGCTTGTAATTGAAAATAAGGGCGGAAAAAAACGTAATGTTAAACGAAAGTTTCTTCCCGGTTATATGCTTATAGAAATGAATCTTCCCGATTTCGGCTGGAAGA
This genomic window contains:
- a CDS encoding TolC family protein; amino-acid sequence: MKKFLLSIIFGCVLFSAYAELNNETGIKEFFDRVNPLIQKNLQYKKMELGFKFNERLLFSEFAAWMPFPYIDLNTSVSGTKLDQLYSGLDIGASLGIAQRLPLGMNLSLTGKQSLGIFFDDKPEYSYKFNTSAGLSVPLWFMAPSALPDFLKQEFGLYPKKKQLSLLERDKGKKALIIKMLAAIGSEKILKKRIELLKNVQKWNTEEKSKNEILFSQGKLSVLEFSEKNKRIKQEEILLFQTEQSYQALMNEIGNMGLSFSDLSEDINSWLGFFEKFASYLQKEGSAGDESGLLRHEVEWMQSVQKFNSSIPRLFLSFGADVIPSKENYPSFPAAFMGYWKDNPTLKWSVSMNVKINLSPLHDDFRMNKNFKMLKEIKSLDEVFLRQSIEEEKNNGLKNIEKNLFASEMSKSALEIQKKYFTLAEELYKQGKSSIHDLFAAQNLLEEAEINYYAERLTYVLNVLQVYNF
- a CDS encoding Rpn family recombination-promoting nuclease/putative transposase → MNQLFKITLRNDYAFKRIFGSEENKDVLQDFLECILDISPKNIEGLELLDKEFQKDSINDKSGVLDVKLSLKNNTIIDIEIQTRWNSEFVQRTIFYWAKMYTENLKTGEVYTKLPKCITINIVGNGFNLNTLLHSEYNVVEKHINDRLSDELEIHFLNLAKVEENNNEKDEKKKKLYNWLRFIKTDDREVRNMLAQESPMMTKANETIEVMLQDPKEKWLYENRMKYEHDKASWKHIGYKEGVKCGIAQGIQRGFADGSYQAKLEIARLMKLKEFDINLIQEISGLPIEEIEKL
- the rpmG gene encoding 50S ribosomal protein L33 yields the protein MAKKTAVELIALQCSECKRKNYTTSKNRKNIQGKLELMKYCSFDHKHTLHKEAKIK
- the secE gene encoding preprotein translocase subunit SecE; the protein is MAKIGTFWKECIGELRKVVWPTASEVGSSVKVVLISTLIVAVFLGGLDAFFIACVGWIF